The sequence below is a genomic window from Prosthecobacter dejongeii.
CGCCGTAGTCATCCTGAGACAGTCGCAACGTGGCATCCAGGGCAGCCTGCACTTTGTCAAAGTAATGCGTGCCCTGCATTTGCAAAACACCCCGCAGCCGGCTGTCGGGTCGGTTCTCCCGGTATAAATTGACTGTGGGAATGTCTATCATTCCGCCCGCACCATCTGGCAATGAAACGATGTCCGTTCTTTGAATGGCTTTATACGGATCGTTCAGGTAACCTTCGCTATAACCGACAGTGAGATTGGCCGCCAAGATGGTGTTTTTATCCAGCAACTGGGTGAGGCCCATGAAAAGGTCATAACTTCGTTTCGTTTGGTCTTCGAGGCCGAAGACCTTCACCGAATCGTCCAAATAATTGAACCCAAACGCCAAGGTGGTATTTTTCTGATTCAGTTCCCAGCGGTCGCTCAAGGATATTCCATTCGAGAGGTAGTCACTCTCTTTGCTGCGAGATAACTCCAGTTCCACGCGGTGATCACCGATCTGCTGGGATAACGCACCGAGGATGCCATTGCGCACATCTTCCAGGTCCGCCAGGAAAGGCTGCACCCCCCCGGCAATGCCCCAGTGGGTGAAGCCCCACTGATGGCATCTGACAAAAACTGGTACCGAAAGACGGTCTGATCCGTGAGGTACATCTCCCCCCGGAAATACCACGACTCCACATTGATCCGGCCATTGGATTCATCATAGATCTGGTAACTGGTATCGAACTTCAAACGCTCTGCGGCCTCCACTGCCAAGGAAGGCAAAAGCAAGGGTGCCAAAGCGAGAGGTTTTCTCATGCCAGGCTTTCGAAGAAAGGACTTCCAAGAGGAGTCTGGCGATGCAGAAGGAGGAGTGCACATGATGGGAAAAAATTAAGGTGTGTCTGACTCACGGCGCATGCACTAGAGATAATGCGAGCACCTCTGCGGGCTGTGTGGAATGACGTGCAGCGGGCTGGTCCTTCATTCCCCACCGATAAAGGAGAGGCAGCAGGAATAAGGTGAGGAAAGTGCTACTGACGATGCCGCCGATAACCACCGTCGCGAGCGGCCGCTGCACCTCGGCACCCGCTCCCTCACTTAAGGCCATCGGTATAAAACCCAAGCTGGCCACCAGAGCCGTCATGAGCACGGGACGCAGTCTTTGCAGGCTGCCTTCCGCCACAGCAGCTTCTGCGCTGCGGCCCTCATGGCGCAGTTGGTTGAAGCAACTGATCAACACCACGCCATTCAATACTGCCACCCCACACAGTGCGATGAAACCAATAGCCGCACTGATGCTGAACGGCAAACCCCGCAACCATAAAGCCAAAACACCACCCGTGATCGCGAGAGGAATGCCGGTATAGATGATGAGCGTCTGCATCACGCTTTTAAACGTGGCGTGGATAAGCACGAAGATCAGCACCAGAGCCAGTGGCACCACAATGGCCAGCCGTGCGCGGGCCTCCTGCAAGTGCTCAAACTGCCCTCCAAAATCAATTCGGTAACCCTCAGGTATCTGCATCGTTTCTGCGATCTTTTGACGCGCCAAAGTCACATAGGCCTCCGAGTCGGTCCCCCCTGCCAAATCCACATTCAGACCCACTCGGCGGTGGCCCTCTTCACGACCGATGGCATCCACTTGAGGCACCTCCACGAAGCTGGCCAAGCGCCCCAGCGCGATCAAGCCGCCATCCTGCGTGCGCACAGGGAGGGCCTTCATCACCTCCGGATTATTGCGCAGAGATTCTGGCAGTCGCACCACGATGCTGCGACGACGATTATTCTCCATGAGCGTGCCTGCCGTATGCCCAGCCATGGCAGTGGTGATGGCCGCATTCACTTCCGCCGCTTCGACATTGAACTTCAGCATCGCTGCACGATCCACCTGGATCTCCAGCACAGGCACCCGCCCCTGGGTCTCAAACTCCGCATTGTTTGTGCCGGGCAGCCCCTCCAGCAGCGCCTTCACCTGCCCGCCGATCTTTTCCATCCTGTCGTAATCCTCACCAAAAATGCGCACGGCCAAATCCGCTCGGGAACCTTCCAGCATCTCGTTGAAACGCATTTGGATAGGCTGGGCAAAATCATAGTCTTGTTCTGGCACCTCCCTGGCCAGTTCCTCACGAAGGAGTTCCGCCAGGCGGTCTCGGCTCACGGGTTGTCCCTTTTCTTGACGCCATTCAGACTGCGGTTTGTAAAAGACGTAGAGGTCATATTCTCCCGGAGACATCGGGTCTGTGGCCACTTCACTGGTGCCCACACGGGCAAAAGTGCGGGTGACTTCAGGCACTTTGTTGATGAGGTATTGCTGCGTTTTGATGCAGCGCTCCAGGGAAGTTTTAAGGCTGGTATTAGCCGGCTGGTAAACCATGGCTGTCCAAGAACCTTCATTGAGGGTAGGGACGAACTCCTGCTTTAAGCTCATGAATATGAGACCTGTGCCCCCCAGCAGCACCAGAACAGCAGCCACCACTCCCCAGCGCGTTTTCCAAGCCAACCCCAGCAGCGGTGCGTAGGCGGCCTTGGCTCCGCGCATGAAGAAGTTATCCTTCTCAGAGATATGACCGCTGAGCAGCAGGGAACAAAGCGCAGGCATCAGCGTTAAAGACAAGACCAAGGCGCCGCCCAGAGCCAGCATCACCGTGATGGCCATGGGATGAAACATTTTCCCCTCGATTCCGGTCAATGCCAGGATGGGCAAGTAAACCAGAGTGATGATGAGCACCCCAAAGAACATGGGGCTCCCCACCTGCTGCCCTGCCTCCCTCACAGCGGCCAAGCGCTCCTTCGCCGTCAATCGCCGGCCCAGGGAATGCTGCTTTTCTCCCAACACACGCACGATGTTTTCCACCATCACGACCGCCCCATCAATGATGAGACCGAAATCCACCGCTCCGAGTGACATCAGATTCCCGGAGACTCCCCCAAAGGTCA
It includes:
- a CDS encoding efflux RND transporter permease subunit, with the protein product MITSILEFSLKNRFLVIMGALLLLAAGIFSALHLPVDAVPDITNTQVQVNTAVPGLAPEETEKLVTYPLELALAGIQGVEEFRSLTKSGLSQVTLVFRDGTDIFRARQLVSERLVQVELPPGLSPQMSPISTGLGEILYYTLDFQKEAPARKQPRERQLMELREAHDYIVKPFLRTVPGVAEINSSGGYERQLVVLPKPESLAQAGLTFSELAVIIGQNVDNAGGGVIERGTDRMLIRGVTKVASADDIANLPVKFAAGVEPIRVKDLAEVSIGSNVRTGCAVENGEEAVLGTVMMLVGENSRIISKRVEEKLAELQKKLPSGLELRIQYARSEVVDRTIDTVKHNLFEGAILVIGVLLFLLGNWRAALIVALAIPLSFLFALIGMTFGGVSGNLMSLGAVDFGLIIDGAVVMVENIVRVLGEKQHSLGRRLTAKERLAAVREAGQQVGSPMFFGVLIITLVYLPILALTGIEGKMFHPMAITVMLALGGALVLSLTLMPALCSLLLSGHISEKDNFFMRGAKAAYAPLLGLAWKTRWGVVAAVLVLLGGTGLIFMSLKQEFVPTLNEGSWTAMVYQPANTSLKTSLERCIKTQQYLINKVPEVTRTFARVGTSEVATDPMSPGEYDLYVFYKPQSEWRQEKGQPVSRDRLAELLREELAREVPEQDYDFAQPIQMRFNEMLEGSRADLAVRIFGEDYDRMEKIGGQVKALLEGLPGTNNAEFETQGRVPVLEIQVDRAAMLKFNVEAAEVNAAITTAMAGHTAGTLMENNRRRSIVVRLPESLRNNPEVMKALPVRTQDGGLIALGRLASFVEVPQVDAIGREEGHRRVGLNVDLAGGTDSEAYVTLARQKIAETMQIPEGYRIDFGGQFEHLQEARARLAIVVPLALVLIFVLIHATFKSVMQTLIIYTGIPLAITGGVLALWLRGLPFSISAAIGFIALCGVAVLNGVVLISCFNQLRHEGRSAEAAVAEGSLQRLRPVLMTALVASLGFIPMALSEGAGAEVQRPLATVVIGGIVSSTFLTLFLLPLLYRWGMKDQPAARHSTQPAEVLALSLVHAP